A genome region from Paludibacterium sp. B53371 includes the following:
- a CDS encoding flagellin, whose amino-acid sequence MAIYVNTNIASLNAQRNLSHSTDSLKTSLQRLSSGLRINSAADDPAGMAISQTMTLQINGNNQGIRNASDGISLAQTAEGALGQIQNNLQTIRQIAVQAANGTISDTNRSQLQKQVDQLTQEISRIVQTTNFNGTVLLSGGANITFQVGASGVASNQVVASGLDLTSGVSSYATSLTATGTIDITTSAKASAVLSALDTDINTVSNDRSQLGAIQNRFQAVVANMQNYVQNLSDSRSRIVDTDFAAETANLTQNQILQQAGTAILSQANQVPQAALTLLKG is encoded by the coding sequence ATGGCTATCTATGTAAATACCAACATTGCCTCGCTCAATGCGCAGCGCAATTTGTCCCATTCGACAGACTCGCTGAAAACTTCTCTGCAACGTCTGTCTTCTGGTCTGCGCATCAATAGCGCGGCTGATGATCCTGCCGGCATGGCGATTTCGCAAACCATGACCTTGCAGATCAACGGTAACAACCAGGGTATCCGCAACGCGAGTGACGGTATCTCGCTGGCGCAGACGGCTGAAGGTGCGCTGGGCCAGATCCAGAACAACCTGCAGACCATCCGTCAGATTGCGGTGCAGGCCGCCAACGGTACGATTTCCGATACCAACCGTTCGCAGCTGCAAAAGCAGGTCGACCAGCTGACGCAGGAAATCTCGCGTATCGTGCAAACCACCAACTTCAACGGCACGGTGCTGTTGTCCGGTGGTGCCAACATTACCTTCCAGGTGGGGGCATCCGGTGTGGCCTCCAACCAGGTGGTGGCCAGCGGTCTGGACCTGACCTCGGGCGTGTCGAGCTACGCAACCTCGCTGACGGCAACCGGTACGATCGATATCACCACCTCTGCCAAGGCTTCTGCCGTGCTGTCGGCGCTGGATACGGACATCAACACCGTATCGAACGACCGCTCGCAGCTGGGTGCCATCCAGAACCGCTTCCAGGCGGTGGTGGCCAACATGCAGAACTATGTACAGAACTTGTCCGATTCGCGCAGCCGTATCGTGGACACTGACTTCGCGGCTGAAACCGCGAACCTGACGCAGAACCAGATTCTGCAACAGGCCGGTACCGCGATTCTGAGCCAGGCCAACCAGGTGCCGCAGGCTGCCCTGACCCTGCTGAAGGGCTAA